The Halorussus gelatinilyticus genome contains the following window.
AGACCGTGGGACAGAGGAGGTCCGCAAGTCCTTCTCGAAGAGCCTCCGCCGAGAAATCGGTGACGCCGAGGAGTTGGACGTGACCGTCGAGTGCGAGGGCGTCTCGGGTGCCCGCGACGTCTATCGCGCGACGAAGGAGCGGTTCGCCGAGCAGGACGAACCCTTCGGGCTGACGTGGGCCTACGTCCGGGATCTCTTCGAGGCGCTGGCCGAGGAGGACCGCGCGCGGGCCTACGTCGCTCGCGACGACGACGGCGAGTACCTCTCGGGAATCACCGCGCTGTACTCGAACGACCACGCCTACTTCTGGCAGGGCGGCGCGAAGGCCATCTACGAGGGAACGGCGGTCAACAGCCTCATCCACTGGCGGCTCATCGAGGACATCGTCGAGGAGCCGCCGGTCGAGTCGGTCACGCAGTACGACCTGATGGGCGCGAACACCGAGCGGCTCTGTCGCTACAAGGCGAAGTTCGGCGCGGACCTCCAGCCGTACTACGTCGTGGAGTCGTCCGGCGCGGCGATGAACGTCGCCAAGCGAGCGTACAAACTAGTGCAGTAAATAGCGTCACTATTTTTCCGCGAGCCGTCGATTCGTCGCAGAATGGACAGCGGGGTCGTTCCTCGAAATGGACAGCAGGGGTCGCCCCGCGAAGAAGAGTCAGACCATCTCTTCGACGACGACCGCCGCGTCGGACTTCACCCACGCGGCGTTGTTCTTCGTGTCGTAGACGACGACTTCGCCACCACCGTCTTTGAAGGCGGCGTAGCGGTCGGTCCCCCGGTCGTCGTCGCGGCCGTTCGCGCTGTCGTATTTCTCGGTCATTGGTGTGGTCGCCCACTTCCGTTTCGTTAGTGGGTTTCTACCAGTTACTCGGTGCCGTACGGTGATAAGGATTACCAAACTTTCCAGCGGCCGGGGAGGTCGAAAGGAACCCGCCGACCGATCGCCGGGACGGACTCGTGGCAACGACAGGCCTTCCGGCTGTTCTCACCCCCTACGTCGCCTCAGGCGGCCCATAACAAAGCCCGAACGCGGGGACGTGTGGAGGTAACGACGCGCTCGTCTGGGCGCGGTCTGATTACACATGGCTTCGGACACGCACTCGTCTCAGCGATGGGAGAAAGGCGCACTTTTGGTCGGGTTCGTCTCGCTCGCGGCGGCGATACTCGTCGCGCACGGTTCGCCCCCGGAGGCGTACGAACTCTCGATATACGCCGGCACGCCGCCGGCGTTCTGGCTCGGAACCGCCGCGGCGCTGTTGGTCGCGGTGTTCGTCGGACTGCGGGCGACGGGCACGCCCCGGCGACTGGCGCTCGTCCTCGGGGGCGTCGGGATGCTCGCAGTCGCCTCGCTGCCCGTGCTGCGGTCGTACTACTTCTTCGGCGCGGGCGACTCGCTGACCCACCTCGGGTGGGCGAAGGACATCGCGTCCGGCGAGTTGCCGGTCGTCCAGTTGCTGTACCCCGGCACGCACTCAATCGCGATCATGCTCGCCGACGCGACGGGGATGAAACTCCCCCGCGCGATGCTCGTCATGGTGATGGCGTTCACCGCGACGTTCCTCCTGTTCCTCCCGCTGACGACGTGGGCGATCACCCGCGACCGGCGCGCGACCGCGCTGGCGGCGCTGTCGGGACTGCTGTTCATGCCAGTGAACAACATCAGCGTCTTCGACATGCCCCACCCGACCACGCAGGCCATCATGTTCCTCCCGCTGGTGCTGTATCTGGCGGCGCGCTACCTGACGCGGGCCGACCGCGACGAGCAACCGGTCGGGACGCCGACCGGCGCGGTGCTGGCGGTGGCCTCGACGGCGGTCGTGCTGGTCCACCCCCAGCAGGCCGCGAACGTCCTCGTGGTCTTCGCGGCCATCGTCGGACTCCAACTGGTCGCCCGATTCGTTGGGGGCGAGGCGACGAACCACCGGACGTTCGCGCTCCAAGCGGTCTTCCTCGCGGGCGTGTTCGCGGTGTGGACGCCCCGCCACGAGCGCGCGTCGGGGGCCAGTTCCGCGCTGTTGAGCATGCTGTCCAGCGGCCTCCAGTTGGGGACCGACACCACTCAGGCAGCCGGGTCGGTCGCCTCGGTCGGCGGCTCCATCCAGATACTCTTCCTGAAACTGTTCTCGGTCAGCGTGGTGTTCTGTGCGCTCGCGGGTTTGCTGGTCCTCGGC
Protein-coding sequences here:
- a CDS encoding GNAT family N-acetyltransferase encodes the protein MRVEQLELSEWESALPSDGFEVFHRPEALEVVDRHADAEMKLFGGFKGQQPIALLPVFVQQKSVGTAVTSPPPSMGIPRLGPILMPTSPKRRKQEKVNNEFTEKVLQQVGTDLDLDRRLADAGVESPTAERVLDTLDVDSRLTLFRMECNAAYGDPRPYAWGNLQVEPNFTYFLDLEDRGTEEVRKSFSKSLRREIGDAEELDVTVECEGVSGARDVYRATKERFAEQDEPFGLTWAYVRDLFEALAEEDRARAYVARDDDGEYLSGITALYSNDHAYFWQGGAKAIYEGTAVNSLIHWRLIEDIVEEPPVESVTQYDLMGANTERLCRYKAKFGADLQPYYVVESSGAAMNVAKRAYKLVQ
- a CDS encoding DUF7331 family protein translates to MTEKYDSANGRDDDRGTDRYAAFKDGGGEVVVYDTKNNAAWVKSDAAVVVEEMV